In the Shewanella sp. OMA3-2 genome, one interval contains:
- a CDS encoding putative bifunctional diguanylate cyclase/phosphodiesterase, whose product MVFGGYYYEYSELKQQLAEEQIEQLKKDLFRMRHVVDSSVQAQDFSRIDQEVALISTNMSMMVYVILDPSQTIHFANHIIWRDSNASNVLEGYSNVIHKSVIQSNKPYFQVNFDRLSIQGYYPITDNNRFSYAQAVELIYLEYDISEMISQTSDSLFNRTVQIWGVGSLFLVVFCVLLYWIWIHPLHCLSLRAKNIDSSDFQRGIICSSLEVASLRDYLVQVSGKLKRSQKRLNDAEQRWLFSVEGVRNGIWDWNITTGSVYVSDRWKDMLGYQSYELDSDYSVWESRLHREEKADVLNALQKYIDDQTTEYESVHRLRHKDGRYIWVLDRGKIVEWDQQGKPVRIIGTITDVSGDVKVQKTEFDKDKQVQTGLIDLVNREALADSLYDLQVHSRKVNQFSVILLINLDNFAVLNDALGAELGDRLLMKIAARLSSAFSSADFVARLGADEFILLAKNFGNDEDHANKRALALASEVRQLIGRSFSVAEQNLSISARVGVVVCDGVESLEPQTLLGRADNALEHAKEPRSNGCSIYHPQLDHSQIQPFKLSHELEIALAQEQLNLVYQPVVDDDGRVMSVEVLPRWYHPQHGFISPRKFIEAAELSDFIFELELWILEQTCQTLNQLHLLGVPTPIMSINISSRHFHQEHFVSVVLNRIQNSKVNPSKLQFELNEDVFSVNAEWVKAKIIALQGIGINVALDNFGLGLCSLNQLQGVSFSQVKLATCYIEEDKQNSGSQILLCALVELASRLDYQVIAKQVETKSQLSNLIHAKCNGFQGYIFSRPLSEVDIIQLVKSQLALSVV is encoded by the coding sequence ATGGTATTTGGAGGATATTACTATGAGTATTCAGAACTCAAGCAGCAGCTTGCTGAAGAGCAAATTGAGCAGCTAAAAAAAGATTTATTTCGAATGCGGCATGTTGTCGACTCATCAGTACAAGCGCAAGACTTTAGTCGTATCGATCAAGAGGTCGCTCTGATTTCTACTAATATGAGTATGATGGTCTATGTGATCTTGGATCCTAGCCAGACTATTCATTTTGCAAACCACATTATTTGGCGTGATAGTAATGCGAGTAATGTACTTGAAGGTTATTCTAACGTAATTCATAAAAGCGTTATTCAGTCTAATAAACCCTATTTTCAGGTCAACTTTGACCGCTTATCGATTCAGGGTTATTACCCAATAACCGATAACAATAGATTCAGCTATGCTCAAGCTGTTGAGTTGATATATCTCGAGTATGATATTTCTGAGATGATCTCTCAAACATCAGATTCTCTTTTTAATCGGACTGTTCAAATATGGGGAGTCGGTTCCTTATTTCTCGTTGTTTTTTGTGTTCTACTCTACTGGATTTGGATCCACCCCTTACACTGCTTAAGCCTTAGAGCTAAAAACATTGATAGCTCTGATTTTCAACGGGGTATTATTTGTTCTTCATTGGAAGTGGCATCACTCAGAGATTATTTAGTGCAAGTTAGTGGTAAGCTCAAACGTAGTCAAAAACGATTAAACGATGCTGAACAGAGGTGGCTATTTTCTGTTGAAGGCGTGCGTAATGGCATTTGGGACTGGAATATTACCACTGGCAGTGTTTATGTTTCAGACCGCTGGAAAGACATGTTGGGCTATCAGTCTTATGAGTTGGATAGTGATTATTCTGTTTGGGAGTCTCGATTACACCGAGAAGAAAAGGCAGATGTATTAAATGCATTGCAAAAGTATATTGATGACCAAACAACTGAATATGAAAGCGTTCATCGATTAAGGCATAAAGATGGTAGATATATTTGGGTGTTGGATAGAGGGAAAATAGTCGAATGGGATCAACAAGGTAAACCTGTTCGTATCATTGGTACTATTACAGATGTGTCAGGGGATGTAAAAGTTCAAAAAACGGAGTTTGATAAGGACAAACAAGTCCAAACAGGTTTAATTGATTTAGTTAATCGTGAAGCATTAGCTGACTCCTTGTACGATTTACAGGTTCATAGTCGGAAGGTTAATCAATTTTCGGTTATTTTGTTGATAAATTTAGATAACTTTGCTGTTTTAAATGACGCTCTAGGTGCTGAATTAGGTGACCGATTACTAATGAAAATTGCTGCCAGGTTATCAAGCGCTTTTTCATCAGCTGATTTTGTCGCTCGTTTGGGAGCTGATGAGTTTATTTTACTGGCTAAAAACTTTGGTAATGATGAGGATCATGCTAATAAGAGAGCTTTAGCATTGGCTAGCGAAGTCCGGCAGTTAATTGGGCGAAGCTTTTCTGTTGCTGAACAAAATCTTTCTATTTCTGCTCGTGTTGGAGTGGTAGTCTGTGATGGTGTTGAATCACTTGAGCCCCAAACTCTACTTGGTAGAGCAGATAATGCTCTTGAGCATGCTAAAGAGCCAAGATCGAATGGCTGCTCTATTTATCACCCACAACTTGATCATAGCCAGATACAGCCATTTAAATTAAGTCACGAGTTAGAAATTGCACTAGCTCAGGAACAACTAAATTTAGTGTATCAGCCTGTTGTTGATGATGATGGTCGTGTAATGAGTGTAGAAGTATTGCCACGTTGGTATCATCCACAGCATGGTTTCATCAGTCCGCGTAAATTTATAGAAGCTGCAGAATTATCAGATTTCATATTTGAATTAGAGCTTTGGATCCTTGAACAGACATGCCAAACATTAAACCAACTGCATTTATTAGGTGTGCCGACACCGATCATGTCTATAAATATCTCCTCGCGCCATTTTCATCAAGAACATTTTGTGAGTGTGGTATTAAACCGTATTCAAAACAGTAAGGTGAATCCGAGTAAATTACAGTTTGAGTTAAATGAGGATGTTTTTTCAGTTAACGCTGAATGGGTTAAAGCAAAAATTATTGCGCTTCAAGGTATCGGCATTAATGTGGCGTTGGATAACTTTGGTTTGGGCTTATGTTCACTGAATCAATTACAAGGCGTTAGTTTTTCACAGGTTAAATTAGCGACTTGTTATATTGAGGAAGATAAACAAAACTCTGGTTCACAAATATTGTTATGTGCGTTAGTTGAATTAGCCTCTCGATTGGATTATCAGGTTATTGCTAAGCAAGTTGAAACTAAATCGCAACTTAGTAATTTAATCCACGCTAAATGTAATGGCTTTCAAGGGTATATTTTCAGCCGCCCTTTAAGTGAGGTCGACATTATTCAGTTAGTTAAGTCTCAGCTAGCTTTGAGTGTTGTTTAA